In bacterium, one DNA window encodes the following:
- a CDS encoding D-2-hydroxyacid dehydrogenase: protein MRREGGAGRRPCVVAVPKNTADRHVAQIEAVDPRVRVVRVADRKTWLREAPEAEVILGFRPLRDAARESQHLRWVHALGAGVENLCQDVAGTEILVTNNHIHADAIADHVFAFLLTHTRRMRDAHESQTARHWVHTELVGTILAGQTMGVLGLGTIGRGVARRAAAFGMRVVGTKRRPEPIPGVAEVRPPEDTDGVLRQSAVLVISLPLTPATRRIVGARELALLPEGAFVVNIGRGGLVDEDALLAALRSGRLGGAGFDVFEQEPLPTDSPLWDAPRLIITPHVSGDFPGYLDRMVPIFCENLERYLAGQPLLNVVDQALGY from the coding sequence ATGCGGCGTGAGGGGGGGGCGGGCCGCCGGCCGTGCGTCGTGGCGGTGCCCAAGAACACGGCGGACCGCCACGTGGCCCAGATCGAGGCGGTGGATCCCCGGGTGCGGGTCGTCCGCGTCGCCGACCGGAAGACGTGGCTTCGGGAGGCGCCGGAGGCGGAGGTGATCCTGGGGTTCCGGCCGCTCCGGGACGCCGCCCGCGAATCCCAACACCTGCGGTGGGTCCACGCCCTCGGGGCCGGCGTGGAGAATCTGTGTCAGGACGTCGCCGGCACGGAGATCCTCGTCACCAATAACCACATCCACGCGGACGCGATCGCCGATCACGTCTTTGCCTTCCTCCTCACCCACACGCGGCGGATGCGGGACGCGCACGAGTCCCAGACTGCCCGGCACTGGGTGCACACCGAGCTGGTGGGGACGATCCTGGCCGGGCAGACGATGGGCGTCCTCGGCCTTGGGACGATCGGCCGGGGGGTGGCCCGGCGGGCAGCGGCGTTCGGGATGCGGGTCGTGGGCACCAAGCGGCGGCCGGAGCCGATCCCGGGGGTGGCCGAGGTGCGTCCGCCCGAGGACACCGATGGCGTGCTCCGCCAGTCGGCCGTACTGGTGATCTCCCTCCCGCTGACGCCGGCCACACGCCGGATCGTGGGGGCGCGCGAGCTGGCGCTGCTGCCCGAGGGGGCCTTCGTCGTCAACATCGGCCGGGGCGGGCTGGTGGATGAGGACGCGCTGCTCGCCGCGCTTCGGAGCGGCCGGCTGGGCGGGGCCGGGTTCGACGTTTTCGAGCAGGAGCCGCTGCCCACGGACAGCCCCCTATGGGACGCCCCGAGGCTGATCATCACCCCACACGTCTCGGGCGACTTCCCCGGGTACCTGGACCGGATGGTGCCGATCTTCTGCGAGAACCTAGAACGATACCTTGCGGGGCAGCCGCTCCTAAACGTGGTCGATCAGGCCCTGGGCTACTAG
- a CDS encoding TIGR03560 family F420-dependent LLM class oxidoreductase, with protein sequence MIRLGVMIEGQEGLTWARWRRIAETVEALGFESLWRSDHLFSLFDVPTRPGLDVWTSLAALATMTQRIRFGPLVCPITFYHPSMLARHAAAVDELSGGRLVMGVGAGWHDREHQAFGIPYPRVGERIRRLEESVHVMRALWGEGPAKFAGRYYQLDGAVGWPKPVQRPHLPLIIGGRKPRVLEVVAKHADEWNCAGARPPAEVRAITETLVAACRKAGRDPNTIRRSWMGAILIGETGAAIERRARTIQEYLPARRATPASQLPGLLRKEGWLVGSPAEIVGQMRELEAEGMERLMLQVFDQDDLDALHLVAQEVLPRLA encoded by the coding sequence ATGATTCGGCTCGGGGTAATGATCGAGGGGCAGGAGGGTCTGACCTGGGCCCGGTGGCGGCGCATCGCGGAGACGGTGGAGGCCTTGGGGTTCGAGTCGCTTTGGCGGTCCGACCACCTCTTCTCCCTGTTCGACGTGCCGACCCGCCCCGGGCTGGACGTCTGGACGTCTTTGGCCGCGCTGGCGACGATGACCCAGCGGATCCGCTTCGGCCCGCTGGTCTGCCCGATCACCTTCTACCATCCGTCCATGCTCGCCCGCCACGCCGCGGCGGTGGACGAACTCTCCGGCGGGCGGTTGGTCATGGGGGTCGGCGCGGGCTGGCACGACCGCGAGCATCAGGCGTTCGGGATTCCCTATCCCCGGGTCGGCGAGCGGATTCGGAGGTTGGAGGAGAGCGTTCACGTGATGCGCGCCCTCTGGGGAGAGGGTCCCGCGAAGTTCGCCGGACGATACTATCAGTTGGACGGTGCGGTGGGGTGGCCGAAGCCCGTCCAGCGACCCCACCTTCCCTTGATCATCGGCGGAAGGAAGCCTCGCGTCCTTGAGGTCGTGGCGAAACACGCCGACGAATGGAACTGCGCGGGCGCCCGGCCTCCCGCGGAGGTCCGGGCCATCACGGAAACCCTGGTGGCGGCATGTCGGAAGGCCGGGCGGGATCCCAACACGATCCGGCGCTCGTGGATGGGCGCGATCCTCATCGGCGAGACCGGCGCCGCGATTGAACGGCGGGCCCGGACGATCCAGGAGTACCTGCCTGCGCGCCGGGCCACCCCTGCCTCCCAATTGCCGGGCCTGCTCAGAAAAGAGGGCTGGCTCGTCGGTTCGCCGGCGGAGATCGTCGGGCAGATGCGGGAGCTCGAAGCCGAAGGCATGGAGCGGTTGATGCTGCAGGTCTTCGATCAGGACGACCTCGACGCGCTTCATCTGGTGGCACAGGAGGTCTTGCCGCGCCTGGCGTAG
- a CDS encoding ABC transporter permease yields MNLLRYVARRAALTVFVLFGVTLITFVISHVVPADPVVAYLGEHAPPALVEKVRHQIGLDRPLPVQYAYYLRDLFHGNLGISIMDNRPVNQDLRQYLPATIELSTAAILVAIVIGIPTGTISALHKDRWPDQIARVFALGGTSLPVFYVALLLLGLLYSRWGVLPGPGQLGIYTQTPPHITGMVAVDALLSGDWDALRDALRHLVLPAFVLGYYSAGLITRMTRGSLLEVLRQDYVRTARAKGVGEQRVVLRHALRNALLPTVTVIGLTYGSLLSGAVLTETIFSWPGLGRYATNSVTNVDIPAVLGATLVIAIIYSGANLFVDILYAYLDPQIRYT; encoded by the coding sequence ATGAACCTCCTGCGGTACGTGGCGCGCCGCGCCGCGCTGACCGTGTTTGTCCTCTTCGGCGTCACCCTGATCACCTTCGTCATCTCGCACGTCGTCCCGGCTGATCCCGTCGTCGCCTACCTGGGTGAGCATGCGCCTCCCGCCTTGGTGGAAAAGGTGCGGCACCAGATCGGCTTGGACCGCCCGCTCCCGGTGCAGTACGCCTACTATCTGAGGGATCTGTTCCACGGGAACCTCGGGATCTCGATCATGGACAACCGCCCGGTCAATCAGGACCTCCGCCAGTATCTCCCCGCCACGATCGAGCTGTCGACCGCGGCGATCTTGGTGGCGATCGTGATCGGGATTCCCACCGGCACCATCTCCGCGCTGCACAAGGACCGGTGGCCCGATCAGATCGCCCGGGTCTTCGCGCTCGGCGGGACGTCGCTGCCGGTGTTCTACGTCGCGCTGCTGCTCCTCGGCCTCCTGTACTCGCGCTGGGGGGTGCTGCCGGGGCCGGGGCAGCTGGGGATCTACACCCAGACGCCCCCGCACATCACGGGCATGGTCGCGGTCGACGCGCTGCTCTCCGGCGATTGGGACGCCCTCCGCGACGCCCTGCGCCACCTGGTCCTGCCGGCGTTCGTGCTCGGCTACTACTCGGCCGGGCTGATCACGCGGATGACGCGGGGCAGCCTGCTCGAGGTCCTGCGCCAGGACTACGTGCGGACCGCCCGCGCCAAGGGGGTGGGAGAGCAGCGGGTGGTGCTGCGCCATGCCCTGCGGAACGCGCTGCTCCCGACCGTGACCGTGATCGGGCTGACCTACGGCAGCCTGCTGTCGGGGGCGGTGTTGACCGAGACGATCTTCTCGTGGCCGGGGTTGGGGCGCTACGCCACGAACTCCGTCACCAACGTCGACATCCCGGCGGTGCTCGGCGCGACGCTGGTGATCGCGATCATCTACTCGGGCGCGAACCTCTTCGTCGATATCCTGTACGCCTACCTGGATCCGCAGATCCGCTACACGTAA
- a CDS encoding DUF2628 domain-containing protein encodes MGVTERIVLILIAAGVLTLVIWLVRALSSYPQDEAAQSPGGRVARDLTGATTPPKLSWNWGAFFLGPIWYLLEGLWVHAIIMTTLLLLSGAILLPFVMLYSGLKANETLADKRLAQHSFY; translated from the coding sequence ATGGGCGTTACGGAACGCATTGTGCTGATCCTGATCGCCGCAGGAGTTTTGACCCTGGTGATCTGGCTGGTGCGGGCGCTGTCCTCGTACCCTCAGGATGAGGCCGCGCAGTCCCCCGGGGGCCGGGTGGCGCGCGACCTGACCGGCGCCACCACCCCGCCGAAGCTCAGCTGGAACTGGGGGGCGTTCTTCCTGGGGCCGATCTGGTACCTGCTGGAAGGGCTCTGGGTCCACGCGATCATCATGACCACGCTGCTGTTGCTCTCCGGCGCCATCCTGCTGCCGTTCGTGATGCTCTACTCCGGACTGAAGGCCAACGAGACGCTCGCGGACAAGCGTCTCGCACAGCACAGTTTCTATTAA
- a CDS encoding folylpolyglutamate synthase/dihydrofolate synthase family protein, which yields MTYAAALAFLDGLITAGRPRRPYHEVKLARMGRLLERLGDPHRRLRSVLVAGTKGKGSTAAMIAGMLHAQGLRVGLTVKPHLIDYRERIQIDGAMITRADVAALVETVRPAVEAAGDDPWGVPTYVEVTVAMALLQFTRRRVDLAVVEVGIGGRLDATNVLDPLVSVVTPISYDHTEILGETLTEIATEKAGIIRPHGRVVSAPQPAEAAVVIHDVCRARRARLILVGRDVTVRLDSLSLGGIRATVRGQRATYPIQVPLVGRHQATNAATAIAVAEVLADHGIFVGPRAVREGLAAVRWPARIEVIGSRPTTIIDVGHNPASMAALCDTLRELLAGRRLVVVFGMLATKDYRSVTALIAPLADVVVTTTPDNPHALPAAALAREVRRHTSAVVAVPDRREAIARARARAGPDDVLVITGSFYLVGEAREWLCRRKAPVPARR from the coding sequence GTGACCTACGCCGCGGCGCTCGCCTTCCTCGACGGCCTCATCACCGCGGGCCGCCCCCGGCGCCCGTACCACGAGGTGAAACTCGCCCGGATGGGGCGCCTCCTCGAGCGCCTGGGCGATCCCCACCGCCGGCTCCGGAGCGTGCTGGTCGCCGGGACCAAGGGGAAGGGGTCGACCGCGGCGATGATCGCCGGCATGCTCCACGCCCAGGGCCTCCGGGTGGGCCTTACGGTGAAGCCGCACCTCATCGACTACCGGGAGCGCATCCAAATCGACGGCGCGATGATCACGCGGGCCGACGTCGCCGCGCTCGTGGAGACCGTCCGCCCCGCCGTGGAGGCCGCCGGGGACGACCCTTGGGGGGTCCCCACTTACGTGGAGGTCACGGTGGCGATGGCGCTGCTGCAGTTCACCCGCCGCCGGGTCGATCTCGCCGTCGTGGAGGTCGGGATTGGCGGCCGTCTCGACGCGACGAACGTGCTCGATCCCCTGGTCTCGGTCGTGACGCCGATCAGCTACGATCACACCGAGATCCTCGGCGAGACCCTTACCGAGATCGCCACGGAGAAGGCCGGGATCATCCGCCCGCACGGGAGAGTGGTGTCGGCCCCCCAGCCCGCGGAGGCGGCGGTCGTCATCCACGACGTCTGCCGCGCGCGGCGGGCCCGGCTCATCCTTGTGGGCCGCGACGTCACGGTGCGGCTCGACAGTTTGTCCCTCGGCGGGATCCGGGCGACGGTGCGGGGGCAGCGCGCCACCTATCCGATCCAGGTCCCGCTTGTGGGTCGGCACCAGGCGACGAACGCGGCGACCGCGATCGCGGTCGCGGAGGTTCTGGCCGACCACGGCATCTTCGTCGGGCCGCGCGCCGTGCGCGAGGGGTTGGCGGCGGTGCGGTGGCCCGCCCGCATTGAGGTGATCGGGTCGCGACCCACGACGATCATCGATGTCGGCCACAACCCCGCCTCGATGGCGGCGCTGTGCGACACCCTGCGGGAGCTGTTGGCCGGCCGGCGCCTCGTCGTGGTCTTCGGCATGCTCGCGACGAAGGACTACCGATCGGTGACCGCGTTGATCGCTCCGCTGGCGGATGTCGTGGTCACGACCACCCCGGACAACCCCCACGCGCTGCCGGCGGCGGCCCTCGCCCGCGAGGTCAGGCGCCACACCTCCGCCGTCGTCGCCGTGCCTGACCGGCGCGAGGCCATCGCGCGCGCGCGTGCGCGTGCCGGGCCGGACGACGTCTTGGTGATCACCGGATCGTTCTACCTCGTCGGCGAGGCCCGGGAATGGCTGTGCCGGAGGAAGGCCCCCGTGCCGGCGAGAAGGTAA
- a CDS encoding ABC transporter substrate-binding protein produces MRRFLVGTLVCVLFGAWAGVPGGFAANYGPQQTVVIAHDITDAVTLDPNLAYELSGTVTDHQLYSNLVTFVRGNLTQPRPQVAQSWDVSPDSRTYTFHLKHGVVFSSGNPLTADDVIYTFQRVVNLPKDPASWLITQMGVDDKSVLSAVKATDPYTLVVALPKPFSPGAFLSIMANPVTGIVDSKTVKAHVQNNDWGSNWLNDHSAGSGPYELVKWERQVTIEIEANPHYNLGPAPSIKRIIFSNIIENTVQREMLGRGDVDIAWDLSASQLDALKHEAKFYVAQTPDLSMQYLGMDVKNVPAFGKPAARQAVKYAIDYDGIIHDLLNGNGLPLQGVIPKGLFGYDAALPFKHDPAKAKSLLSEAGFPSGFTVELLTGTGTAAGGVSLGDLAAKIKNDLGAVGIKVNVRQIASSEMLKTYRAQQAQMVLLGWYVDYPDPDDFAKPFGDYTQKSLAWRLNYANDPLAKLVDQAAGMQNTPERASIYKKVNDIEAQDGPFAVLYQPMISFGVSKRIQNLVFDPVNYFDFLSMTKQ; encoded by the coding sequence ATGAGGCGCTTCTTGGTCGGAACGTTGGTGTGTGTGTTGTTCGGTGCGTGGGCCGGGGTCCCCGGCGGATTCGCGGCGAACTATGGGCCTCAGCAGACGGTGGTCATCGCGCATGACATCACCGACGCGGTCACCCTGGATCCGAACCTCGCCTATGAGCTCTCGGGCACGGTGACGGACCACCAGCTGTACTCGAACCTGGTGACGTTCGTGCGCGGGAACCTCACCCAGCCGCGGCCGCAGGTTGCCCAGTCCTGGGACGTCAGCCCGGATTCTCGGACCTACACCTTCCACCTGAAGCACGGGGTCGTGTTCAGCAGTGGAAACCCGCTGACGGCGGACGATGTGATCTACACCTTCCAGCGGGTGGTGAACCTGCCCAAGGATCCCGCGTCGTGGCTGATCACCCAAATGGGGGTCGACGACAAGAGCGTGCTGAGCGCCGTTAAGGCGACGGACCCCTACACCCTGGTCGTCGCGCTCCCCAAGCCGTTCAGCCCGGGGGCCTTCCTCTCGATCATGGCGAACCCGGTGACCGGGATCGTGGACAGCAAGACGGTGAAGGCGCACGTGCAGAACAACGACTGGGGCAGCAACTGGCTCAACGACCACTCCGCCGGCAGCGGCCCGTACGAGCTCGTCAAGTGGGAGCGGCAGGTCACGATTGAAATTGAAGCCAACCCGCACTACAACCTCGGGCCCGCGCCTTCGATCAAGCGCATCATCTTCTCCAACATCATCGAGAACACGGTGCAGCGGGAGATGTTGGGGCGGGGGGACGTCGACATCGCCTGGGACCTCTCGGCGTCGCAGTTGGACGCGCTCAAGCACGAGGCGAAGTTCTACGTCGCCCAGACGCCGGACCTCTCCATGCAGTACCTGGGGATGGACGTCAAGAACGTGCCGGCGTTTGGGAAGCCGGCCGCCCGGCAGGCCGTGAAGTACGCGATCGACTACGATGGGATCATCCACGACCTGCTGAACGGAAACGGATTGCCCCTGCAGGGGGTGATTCCGAAGGGATTGTTCGGCTACGACGCCGCGCTCCCGTTCAAGCACGATCCGGCCAAGGCTAAGAGCCTTCTGTCGGAAGCGGGGTTCCCGAGCGGCTTCACCGTCGAACTCCTCACCGGGACCGGGACGGCGGCGGGTGGGGTCTCCCTGGGCGACCTGGCCGCCAAAATCAAGAACGACCTGGGGGCGGTCGGCATCAAGGTGAACGTCCGCCAGATCGCATCGAGCGAGATGCTCAAGACCTACCGGGCGCAGCAGGCGCAGATGGTCCTGCTGGGCTGGTACGTCGACTATCCCGACCCCGACGACTTCGCCAAGCCGTTCGGCGACTACACCCAGAAGTCGCTGGCCTGGCGGCTCAATTACGCGAACGACCCGCTGGCCAAGCTCGTCGATCAGGCGGCGGGGATGCAGAACACCCCCGAGCGGGCCTCAATCTATAAGAAGGTGAACGACATCGAAGCGCAGGACGGCCCCTTCGCCGTCCTCTATCAGCCGATGATCTCGTTCGGAGTTTCGAAGCGGATCCAGAATCTGGTGTTCGACCCGGTCAACTACTTCGACTTCCTCTCGATGACGAAGCAGTAG
- the lysS gene encoding lysine--tRNA ligase codes for MWTDLLVEDLLAQRAGPQIVNDAKTPSGHVPVGSLRGVIMHDCVARALRDSGSSTDYLYGFDDYDPMDGLPPDLPEYARYMGMPFSTIPSPDGRAPSYGHYFAAEFAGVFERLGAHPHLYRTSEMYRAGQFDEAIRLALDQVEVIREIYREVTHSARIDERWWPIQVLCERCGRIGTTIVLAWSGGEVEYHCAPDKVAWAQGCGHRGRRSPFGGGAKLLYRVEWPAKWSILGVTVEGAGKDHMTRGGTHDVARAISTRIFNRPAPYAFPYEFLLFGGKKMSTSGAVGVTAVEILEVLRPELARFLIVRPLPRRQLDFDPRGETIPTLYDEYDRAAAAYFQGAESPDLARTFYFARIGGEPPRCYRPRFAKIAYLLQMPTIDLPRAVAREKGAPLTEADRAELDARTADARRWLAAYAPEHYKFEIRPSLPTSVAALTRAQRQYLARVAEALASRSWTGEELHAHLHALKAEMALGPREAFGAIYQAFLGKDSGPQAGWFLSSLDQQFVLTRLREAAQDAA; via the coding sequence ATGTGGACCGACCTCCTCGTTGAGGACCTGCTGGCGCAGCGCGCCGGCCCGCAGATCGTCAACGACGCGAAGACCCCCTCCGGGCACGTGCCGGTGGGCAGCCTCCGCGGCGTGATCATGCACGACTGCGTGGCGCGCGCGCTCCGCGATAGCGGGTCGTCGACCGACTACCTCTACGGCTTCGACGACTACGACCCCATGGACGGCCTGCCCCCCGACCTGCCCGAGTACGCGCGCTACATGGGGATGCCGTTTTCGACCATCCCGTCGCCGGACGGCCGGGCGCCGAGCTACGGGCACTATTTCGCCGCGGAGTTTGCGGGGGTGTTCGAGCGGCTGGGTGCCCACCCCCACCTCTACCGCACCTCGGAGATGTACCGGGCGGGACAGTTCGATGAGGCGATCCGGCTCGCCCTCGACCAGGTCGAGGTGATCCGCGAGATCTACCGGGAGGTGACCCACAGCGCCAGGATCGACGAACGCTGGTGGCCGATCCAGGTCCTGTGCGAGCGGTGCGGGCGGATCGGGACCACCATCGTGCTGGCGTGGTCGGGCGGTGAGGTGGAGTACCACTGCGCTCCCGACAAGGTCGCCTGGGCGCAGGGATGCGGGCACCGCGGCCGGCGGTCGCCGTTCGGGGGCGGGGCCAAGCTGCTCTACCGGGTGGAGTGGCCGGCGAAGTGGTCGATCCTGGGCGTGACCGTCGAGGGGGCGGGGAAGGATCACATGACCCGCGGGGGGACCCACGATGTCGCCCGGGCGATCAGCACCAGGATCTTCAATCGGCCGGCCCCGTACGCGTTCCCCTACGAGTTCCTGCTCTTCGGCGGGAAGAAGATGAGCACGTCCGGCGCGGTGGGCGTGACCGCGGTGGAGATCCTCGAGGTGCTCCGGCCGGAGCTGGCGCGGTTTCTGATCGTCCGCCCGCTGCCGCGCCGGCAGCTGGATTTCGATCCGCGGGGGGAAACGATCCCCACGCTGTACGACGAGTACGACCGCGCCGCGGCGGCGTACTTTCAGGGGGCGGAGAGTCCCGACCTGGCCCGCACCTTCTACTTCGCCCGGATCGGCGGCGAGCCGCCCCGGTGCTACCGGCCGCGGTTCGCGAAAATCGCCTATCTCCTGCAGATGCCGACGATCGACCTGCCGCGCGCGGTGGCGCGCGAGAAGGGGGCGCCCCTCACGGAGGCGGATCGGGCGGAGCTCGATGCCCGCACCGCCGACGCGCGCCGATGGCTCGCCGCGTACGCCCCCGAGCACTACAAGTTTGAGATCCGTCCGTCGCTGCCGACGAGCGTGGCCGCGCTGACCCGGGCGCAGCGCCAGTACCTGGCGCGCGTGGCCGAGGCCCTCGCCTCGCGCAGCTGGACCGGGGAGGAGCTGCACGCTCACCTGCACGCGCTCAAGGCGGAGATGGCCCTGGGCCCCCGGGAGGCGTTTGGGGCGATCTACCAGGCGTTTTTGGGGAAGGACTCCGGCCCCCAGGCGGGATGGTTTCTGTCGTCGCTTGACCAGCAGTTCGTGCTGACCCGGCTTCGGGAGGCGGCGCAGGATGCGGCGTGA
- a CDS encoding bifunctional 5,10-methylenetetrahydrofolate dehydrogenase/5,10-methenyltetrahydrofolate cyclohydrolase — protein sequence MAATILDGRALAETRRAALAERVAAFTARHRVAPCLAAVLVGADPASRMYVESKARAAGRVGIRSETFHLPGAASPEEYLSLIDELNRRGDVHGILPQLPLPPQIDPHAVFERIHPDKDVDGLTPANAGRLVLGHPRLAPCTPLGILALIDHAGARLAGAECVIVGRSNIVGKPTALLILARHATVTICHSKTPDLGAHTRRAEVLVSAVGHPRLIGKELVRPGAIVIDVGNGHIDGKLVGDVDFESVRLVAGAITPVPGGVGPMTIAMLLENTLTAARMQLEGPP from the coding sequence ATGGCGGCGACGATTCTCGACGGCAGGGCGCTGGCGGAGACGCGGCGGGCCGCGCTCGCCGAACGGGTCGCAGCGTTTACGGCACGCCACAGGGTCGCGCCGTGCCTGGCCGCGGTTCTGGTGGGGGCCGATCCCGCCTCCCGGATGTACGTGGAGAGCAAGGCCCGGGCCGCCGGGCGGGTTGGGATCCGCTCGGAGACGTTTCACCTCCCCGGCGCCGCGTCGCCCGAGGAGTACCTCTCGCTGATCGACGAGCTCAATCGGCGCGGGGATGTCCACGGCATCCTCCCGCAGCTGCCGCTCCCCCCGCAGATTGACCCCCACGCCGTCTTCGAGCGGATCCACCCGGACAAGGACGTCGACGGGCTGACCCCGGCCAACGCGGGGCGGCTGGTCCTGGGACACCCCCGGCTGGCACCCTGCACGCCGCTCGGGATCCTCGCGCTGATCGACCACGCGGGCGCCCGCCTCGCCGGAGCGGAGTGTGTGATCGTGGGCCGCAGCAACATCGTCGGCAAGCCGACGGCGCTGTTGATCCTGGCCAGGCACGCGACGGTGACCATCTGCCATTCCAAGACCCCCGACCTGGGAGCCCACACCCGGCGGGCGGAGGTGTTGGTCAGCGCGGTCGGGCATCCCCGGCTGATCGGGAAGGAGCTGGTCCGTCCCGGGGCGATCGTGATCGACGTCGGCAACGGGCACATCGACGGGAAGCTCGTCGGGGACGTCGATTTCGAATCCGTGCGGCTGGTGGCGGGCGCCATCACCCCCGTGCCGGGAGGCGTGGGGCCGATGACGATCGCCATGCTCCTGGAAAATACCTTGACCGCCGCCCGGATGCAGCTGGAGGGCCCCCCGTGA
- a CDS encoding glycosyltransferase family 39 protein yields the protein MGFRAVAAWWAVGICLIAAHTAWQLDQVVRTPIPARYDYDEGVYAATADAVAGGDRLYRDVFLSQPPVLIVAMRGMFRLLGPSLVAARGTVVLSSAVYLLAILTLLSTRGSPGGGVLAVCLLLGRPTFLTMSHTVEMELPGEALACTALALAVMGRRRGWGWWAAAGGAATLASMTKLTAVTCLIPLAGAVALERREGLPGRCAAVGVGILAAAFMLIPVVALPGFRDQVFGFHLLLAHALHQTASAHAAVLGRFLLAEWPLSGLGLLGTWWAVREGRWLERALVVWLAADCGGLIVLTPLWDHHLPILFSPLALLAGLVLGRVAAWATAGGPAWRPARYAAVAVGGIGFLAVALAAMPPMHASAELGRAVTRLAGALPTNGKVLSDDPMVAFLAHRALAARLIDTSLTRIWVGQISEGQLAAALREERTAAVVLWRGTFRQYFPRFTAAAVRLFPIEARSGRGRVVLLMREAAPSRP from the coding sequence ATGGGCTTTCGCGCCGTGGCGGCGTGGTGGGCGGTTGGGATCTGCCTCATCGCGGCCCACACGGCGTGGCAGCTCGACCAGGTGGTCCGGACGCCCATCCCGGCGCGGTACGATTACGATGAAGGAGTGTACGCCGCCACCGCCGATGCGGTCGCGGGCGGCGACCGCCTGTACCGGGACGTGTTCCTCAGCCAACCCCCGGTGCTGATCGTGGCGATGCGCGGGATGTTTCGCCTCCTCGGTCCTTCCTTAGTCGCGGCGAGGGGCACGGTCGTCCTCTCCTCGGCGGTTTACCTTCTGGCCATCCTGACGCTGCTCTCGACTCGTGGATCCCCCGGGGGAGGGGTCCTGGCCGTGTGTCTCCTCCTGGGGCGCCCGACCTTCCTGACCATGTCGCACACGGTCGAGATGGAACTCCCGGGGGAAGCACTCGCCTGCACGGCGCTCGCCCTGGCCGTGATGGGCCGCCGTCGTGGATGGGGGTGGTGGGCCGCGGCCGGCGGCGCCGCCACACTCGCCTCCATGACCAAATTGACGGCGGTGACCTGTCTGATCCCCCTCGCCGGTGCCGTGGCGCTGGAGCGTAGGGAGGGGCTCCCGGGGCGGTGCGCCGCGGTGGGGGTGGGAATCCTCGCCGCCGCGTTCATGCTCATTCCGGTGGTTGCCCTGCCGGGATTCCGGGATCAGGTCTTCGGCTTCCACCTCCTGCTGGCGCACGCGCTCCACCAGACGGCTTCGGCCCACGCCGCCGTGCTCGGGCGGTTCCTCCTGGCGGAGTGGCCGCTGAGCGGCCTGGGACTCCTGGGAACGTGGTGGGCGGTGAGGGAGGGCCGGTGGCTGGAGCGCGCCCTGGTCGTCTGGCTCGCGGCCGACTGCGGGGGCCTCATCGTCTTGACGCCGTTGTGGGATCATCACCTCCCGATCCTCTTCTCCCCGCTCGCGTTGCTGGCGGGCTTGGTGCTCGGTCGGGTCGCGGCCTGGGCGACCGCTGGGGGCCCGGCGTGGCGCCCCGCGCGGTATGCCGCCGTCGCCGTCGGGGGGATCGGGTTCTTGGCGGTTGCATTGGCAGCGATGCCGCCGATGCACGCCTCCGCGGAGCTCGGTCGGGCGGTGACACGGCTGGCGGGAGCCCTCCCCACGAACGGGAAAGTCCTGAGCGATGACCCGATGGTGGCCTTTTTGGCTCACCGCGCGCTCGCGGCCCGGTTGATCGATACGTCCCTGACGCGCATCTGGGTCGGCCAGATCTCCGAGGGGCAGCTGGCCGCGGCGCTCCGGGAGGAGCGGACCGCCGCGGTGGTCCTGTGGCGGGGCACCTTCAGGCAATATTTCCCCCGGTTCACCGCCGCGGCCGTCCGCCTCTTCCCCATTGAGGCTCGCAGCGGGCGCGGGCGGGTCGTCCTGCTGATGCGGGAGGCCGCGCCAAGCCGGCCCTGA